In a genomic window of Phacochoerus africanus isolate WHEZ1 chromosome 6, ROS_Pafr_v1, whole genome shotgun sequence:
- the TSHB gene encoding thyrotropin subunit beta, with amino-acid sequence MTAIFLMSMLFGLACGQAMSFCIPTEYMMHVERKECAYCLTINTTICAGYCMTRDFNGKLFLPKYALSQDVCTYRDFMYKTVEIPGCPHHVTPYFSYPVAISCKCGKCNTDYSDCIHEAIKTNYCTKPQKSYVSEFSI; translated from the exons ATGACTGCTATCTTCTTGATGTCCATGCTTTTTGGCCTTGCATGTGGGCAAGCCATGTCTTTTTGTATTCCAACTGAGTATATGATGCATGTCGAAAGGAAAGAGTGTGCTTACTGCCTAACCATCAACACTACCATCTGTGCTGGATATTGTATGACACGG gattTCAATGGCAAGCTGTTTCTTCCAAAATATGCTCTGTCTCAGGATGTTTGTACATATAGAGACTTCATGTACAAGACTGTAGAAATACCAGGATGCCCACACCATGTTACTCCTTATTTCTCCTACCCTGTAGCTATAAGCTGTAAGTGTGGCAAGTGTAATACTGACTATAGTGACTGTATACATGAGGCCATTAAGACAAACTACTGTACTAAACCTCAGAAGTCCTATGTGTCGGAATTTTCTATCTAA